A single genomic interval of Chitinophaga sp. 180180018-3 harbors:
- a CDS encoding carboxypeptidase — protein sequence MNLMRKPLLLPCLLAVLHQPVQAQQKKSGDTAPAKEKEEPMPRWSVNLNPDTTVVSYHDVTVKGQRIPYKAIAGTQPVWDQDGKVMAGLFYTYYERTDIKDRSTRPLLISFNGGPGTPSVWMQIAYTGPRLLNIDVEGYPVQPYGIHENQESVLDIADILYIDPANTGFSRIIAKDAPREKFFGVNADIKYLAEWINTFVSRQNRWASPKFLIGESYGTTRVSGLALELQNAQWMYLNGVILVSPTDLGISRNGPVDAALRLPYFAATAWYHKMLPADLQQKDLTEVLPEVESFTIHELIPAISQGGFLDEQQRQNMAARIARYSGLPQKTILQHNLDVPTSFFWKELLRDKGFTVGRLDSRYRGLDREDAGNGPDYNAELTSWLHAFTPAINIYLREELKFKTDLKYLMFGPVHPWDNKGDNTGENLRGAMAANPWLHVMIQSGYYDGACDYFNAKYSMWQMDPGGKLKDRLSWHGYRSGHMMYLRKDDLKTGNDDIRAFIKAALPKPGEAARY from the coding sequence ATGAACTTAATGAGAAAACCACTGTTACTGCCTTGCCTGCTGGCAGTTCTCCATCAGCCTGTTCAGGCCCAGCAAAAAAAGTCCGGCGACACCGCACCCGCAAAGGAAAAAGAAGAACCTATGCCCCGCTGGTCGGTCAACCTGAACCCGGATACAACTGTTGTCAGTTATCATGATGTAACCGTAAAAGGACAACGTATCCCCTATAAGGCCATTGCCGGAACGCAGCCTGTATGGGACCAGGACGGCAAAGTGATGGCGGGATTATTTTATACCTATTATGAAAGAACCGATATAAAAGACCGTAGCACCCGTCCTCTGCTGATTTCCTTTAATGGCGGGCCGGGCACTCCTTCTGTATGGATGCAGATAGCCTACACCGGGCCCCGTTTGCTGAACATTGATGTAGAAGGCTACCCCGTACAACCGTACGGTATACACGAAAATCAGGAATCTGTGCTCGACATAGCTGATATACTCTATATAGATCCGGCCAACACCGGTTTTTCGAGGATCATTGCTAAAGACGCACCCCGGGAAAAGTTTTTTGGGGTTAATGCAGATATCAAGTACCTCGCTGAATGGATCAACACCTTTGTATCGAGACAAAACCGCTGGGCATCGCCTAAGTTCCTGATCGGCGAAAGCTACGGCACCACCCGGGTATCGGGCCTTGCACTGGAGCTGCAAAATGCTCAATGGATGTACCTGAACGGGGTGATACTCGTATCTCCGACTGACCTGGGAATTTCCCGCAACGGCCCGGTAGATGCAGCACTGAGGCTACCTTATTTCGCAGCTACCGCCTGGTACCACAAAATGCTACCGGCCGATCTGCAACAGAAAGATCTCACCGAGGTGCTGCCTGAAGTAGAATCCTTTACCATCCACGAACTCATTCCGGCCATTAGCCAGGGCGGCTTCCTCGACGAACAACAACGGCAGAACATGGCGGCCAGGATCGCCCGCTATTCCGGTCTTCCGCAGAAAACCATCCTGCAGCACAACCTGGATGTTCCCACTTCTTTTTTCTGGAAGGAGCTGTTACGTGATAAAGGTTTCACTGTAGGCAGGCTCGACTCCCGCTACCGTGGCCTCGACCGGGAAGATGCAGGTAACGGCCCTGATTACAACGCCGAACTGACCTCCTGGTTACACGCCTTCACTCCTGCTATCAACATCTACCTCCGGGAAGAGCTCAAATTCAAAACAGACCTGAAATACCTGATGTTTGGCCCGGTACATCCCTGGGACAATAAGGGCGATAATACCGGCGAAAACCTCCGTGGCGCCATGGCTGCCAATCCCTGGCTGCATGTCATGATACAATCGGGCTACTACGACGGTGCCTGCGACTACTTCAACGCCAAATACAGCATGTGGCAAATGGACCCCGGCGGTAAACTGAAAGACCGCCTCTCCTGGCATGGCTACCGCAGCGGCCATATGATGTATCTTCGCAAAGACGACCTGAAAACAGGCAACGACGATATACGAGCATTCATTAAAGCAGCGTTGCCGAAACCGGGAGAAGCAGCGCGGTATTAG
- a CDS encoding phosphatase PAP2 family protein codes for MRKMIFSAGLAISAFTCTSASAQQTDTLPSTPDTVHLNATQAVAKMQSRPEGRFHTTIAGIAVPAALMGYGFLALNNPTLRDLNNSTKDELKEDHPRFNTGIDNFLQFTPAVAVYVLNAAGVHGKHNFRDRTIILGISALFTAGSVEGIKHVTHEERPDGSDFYSFPSGHTATAFASAEFLRQEYKDVSPWIGVAGYAVATATGALRVYNNKHWVSDVIAGAGFGILSTKAAYWVYPTIQRWIFKEKDKSTAASSKVILPYYNPEFHSAGLSFIFFPR; via the coding sequence ATGAGGAAAATGATTTTTTCAGCAGGACTGGCCATCAGCGCATTTACCTGCACTTCAGCATCAGCACAACAAACAGATACTCTTCCATCAACACCAGATACGGTTCATCTCAACGCCACCCAGGCGGTTGCGAAAATGCAATCCAGGCCGGAAGGACGTTTCCATACTACTATAGCCGGGATCGCAGTTCCTGCAGCCTTGATGGGCTATGGTTTTCTTGCGTTGAACAATCCTACCCTGAGAGATCTTAATAACAGCACCAAAGACGAGTTGAAAGAGGATCATCCCAGGTTCAATACGGGCATAGACAACTTTCTTCAATTTACGCCGGCTGTTGCCGTGTATGTACTCAATGCCGCCGGCGTACATGGTAAACACAATTTCCGCGACAGGACCATCATTCTGGGAATTTCTGCATTGTTCACCGCAGGTTCTGTGGAAGGAATAAAACACGTGACCCATGAAGAACGTCCTGATGGATCCGATTTCTATTCGTTTCCCTCAGGCCATACTGCTACTGCTTTTGCTTCTGCCGAATTCCTCCGGCAGGAATATAAAGATGTTTCACCCTGGATCGGCGTTGCCGGATATGCCGTAGCTACCGCTACTGGTGCACTCCGGGTTTACAACAATAAACATTGGGTAAGCGATGTAATTGCAGGCGCCGGATTCGGTATCCTCAGCACCAAAGCAGCGTATTGGGTTTATCCGACCATACAACGGTGGATCTTTAAGGAAAAAGATAAGAGTACCGCTGCATCCAGCAAGGTTATACTCCCCTATTATAATCCTGAATTTCACAGCGCCGGGCTTAGCTTCATTTTCTTCCCACGCTAA
- a CDS encoding HlyD family secretion protein — translation MSKTNTNTSTNKTDRIISRVTTIIASVVVVGLAIWGIRTMLYQWQFEDTNDAQVDEYINPVVAKVTGYIQEIRYEENQAVKKGDTLVIIDNSEYAAQQQEAAASLLNAKAQQTIVASNVNTSTQTAKVYQSQIAAAKAKLVHQEQEYDRYKKLFDEESATRQQLERVEAALAVARSDYNAAVDAYQASLAKINDAKVQQSALDAEIKRRAAVVTKNDLNVSYTIITAPYDGKMGRRTIQPGQLVQAGQVMAYIVDWEAGKWVVANFKETQIRHMHVGETASIIVDAFPGKKLKGKIESLSGATGSRFSLLPPDNATGNFVKIAQRIPVRIRLEGSPTELRDLSAGMNVNVSVAKERQ, via the coding sequence ATGAGCAAAACGAACACTAACACATCTACGAATAAAACCGACAGGATCATCTCCAGAGTAACTACCATCATTGCCTCAGTGGTAGTAGTAGGCCTGGCGATATGGGGAATAAGAACGATGTTGTATCAATGGCAATTTGAAGATACCAACGATGCACAGGTCGATGAATATATCAATCCGGTTGTAGCCAAAGTAACAGGTTATATACAAGAAATACGTTACGAAGAAAACCAGGCAGTAAAGAAAGGAGATACCCTGGTAATCATTGATAACAGCGAGTATGCGGCTCAACAGCAGGAAGCAGCAGCATCTTTATTGAATGCCAAAGCCCAGCAGACAATCGTTGCCAGCAATGTGAATACATCGACGCAAACTGCGAAAGTGTATCAGTCGCAGATAGCCGCTGCAAAGGCAAAGCTGGTACACCAGGAACAGGAATACGATCGGTATAAGAAATTATTCGACGAAGAATCGGCCACCAGGCAACAGTTAGAGCGTGTAGAAGCAGCGCTGGCGGTAGCCCGCTCAGATTACAATGCGGCGGTGGACGCCTATCAGGCTTCCCTGGCAAAGATCAATGATGCAAAAGTACAGCAGAGCGCATTAGATGCAGAGATCAAACGAAGAGCAGCGGTGGTAACAAAGAACGATCTGAATGTTTCCTATACTATTATCACTGCTCCGTACGACGGCAAGATGGGGCGCCGTACTATACAGCCAGGGCAGCTGGTTCAGGCCGGACAGGTAATGGCCTATATTGTTGACTGGGAAGCAGGCAAATGGGTGGTTGCGAATTTTAAAGAAACGCAGATACGTCATATGCATGTTGGCGAAACCGCCAGCATTATAGTGGATGCCTTTCCGGGAAAGAAACTGAAAGGCAAAATAGAATCGCTGTCCGGTGCCACCGGAAGCCGTTTTTCGTTACTGCCGCCGGATAACGCTACTGGTAACTTCGTAAAAATAGCCCAACGGATACCGGTACGTATCCGCCTGGAAGGCAGTCCGACAGAGCTCCGGGACTTGTCTGCCGGTATGAATGTAAATGTATCCGTTGCAAAAGAGCGTCAATAA
- a CDS encoding TolC family protein, with translation MFIISNKWLTGTVFMTLFCASAAMSQNPEKSTLTLTDVWKKAEVYSKQLQMQELRVKSMNERTQAARDERLPEVKAEGLYARVSNLAIYEDGLFHAPSQFPVVHGFYKVGADAYLNVYNGGKTTREIKVRETETALAEEQKKLTAEDVRYRAAALYLDVYRGRIYEKVMLQDIAERTKELEEICALHRNGVVLKSDLLRAELKLSKQKMTLLEIRNGIQIANQRLNILIGQPDSTDNQVVVDTLDIGSSQARTYEDYLADAYEHSYEFKISEKETALSALKLKEVKSNILPKAGFFAEYAYTYPQIMFYPYSIAMYGLGQVGVKAAMPISALYQNRHKKQEAKLNLERQEIEHADINDKVREQVKEAYLRYTEALTRIHVAEDNIAQAKENFRIVNNTYFNQLSLLTDLLDAETQLLQSRFDLTTAQVTAQLQYYQLLKATGNL, from the coding sequence ATGTTTATAATTAGTAATAAGTGGTTGACGGGAACAGTGTTCATGACACTTTTCTGCGCCAGTGCCGCTATGAGCCAGAACCCCGAAAAAAGTACCCTAACGTTAACGGATGTATGGAAGAAGGCGGAAGTTTACAGCAAGCAGCTGCAGATGCAGGAGCTGCGGGTAAAGAGTATGAACGAACGCACCCAGGCCGCCAGGGATGAACGTTTGCCCGAAGTAAAAGCAGAAGGGCTGTATGCCCGTGTATCTAATCTGGCTATCTATGAAGATGGTCTTTTTCATGCCCCTTCGCAGTTTCCGGTCGTGCATGGTTTTTATAAAGTTGGGGCAGATGCCTACCTGAATGTATATAATGGAGGAAAAACTACCAGGGAGATTAAGGTTCGGGAGACAGAAACCGCATTGGCGGAGGAGCAGAAGAAGCTCACTGCAGAAGATGTGCGCTATCGTGCTGCAGCCTTGTACCTCGACGTATACCGTGGACGTATATACGAAAAAGTAATGTTGCAGGATATTGCCGAACGAACAAAAGAGCTGGAGGAAATCTGCGCCCTTCATCGCAACGGCGTAGTGCTGAAGAGTGATTTGTTGCGCGCCGAGTTGAAGTTATCCAAACAAAAAATGACCTTACTGGAAATCAGGAATGGCATTCAGATCGCCAACCAGCGACTGAATATCCTTATTGGGCAACCTGATAGTACCGATAACCAGGTAGTCGTTGACACTCTTGACATTGGTAGCTCACAGGCACGCACCTACGAAGATTATCTGGCAGATGCGTATGAACATTCGTATGAGTTTAAAATTTCAGAGAAAGAAACTGCGTTGAGCGCGTTGAAACTGAAAGAAGTAAAGAGTAATATTCTCCCGAAAGCAGGCTTCTTTGCTGAATATGCTTATACCTATCCGCAGATCATGTTCTATCCTTATTCTATTGCCATGTATGGCCTTGGCCAGGTAGGCGTAAAAGCAGCCATGCCCATTTCGGCCTTATATCAGAACAGGCATAAAAAGCAGGAAGCAAAACTAAACCTGGAACGGCAGGAGATAGAGCATGCCGATATCAACGACAAAGTGCGTGAACAGGTGAAGGAAGCGTATCTGCGTTACACAGAAGCCCTTACAAGAATACACGTGGCGGAAGATAATATCGCTCAGGCAAAAGAGAATTTCCGGATCGTCAATAATACCTACTTCAATCAGTTGTCGCTGTTAACGGATCTGCTGGATGCAGAAACACAACTGCTGCAATCCCGCTTTGATCTGACTACCGCCCAGGTAACTGCACAATTACAATACTATCAATTATTGAAAGCAACAGGCAACCTTTAA
- a CDS encoding (deoxy)nucleoside triphosphate pyrophosphohydrolase: MAIIEVVCGIIFKSNKILLCRRKPNKFLGGYWEFPGGKVEIGEQEEDSLRRELQEELGMKVTVDRHFKTITHHYDAFTIRLISYICTFEEATYRLTDHDQYEWVNQRSLNTWNLAPADIPIANELVASSNVTP, translated from the coding sequence ATGGCTATAATTGAGGTTGTATGCGGTATTATCTTCAAGAGTAATAAAATTCTTCTTTGTAGAAGGAAACCTAATAAATTCCTGGGGGGCTATTGGGAATTTCCTGGGGGCAAAGTAGAAATTGGTGAACAGGAAGAAGATTCTCTACGTCGTGAGCTACAGGAAGAACTTGGCATGAAAGTCACAGTGGATCGACATTTTAAAACAATTACTCACCACTATGATGCTTTTACCATCAGGCTTATTTCGTATATCTGTACATTTGAAGAAGCTACTTACAGGTTAACTGATCATGATCAATACGAATGGGTAAACCAACGTTCCCTGAATACCTGGAACTTGGCTCCTGCCGATATACCTATTGCTAATGAACTTGTAGCATCTTCTAATGTTACTCCTTAA
- a CDS encoding AraC family transcriptional regulator, with amino-acid sequence MNNNPALILENVDAIPESAYVWHWKTEHHFPFHKHNNKGQLTYVEGGAAFLYTRDKTYFLPARHYMWVPAGVEHYFQHRYPSNFVRTIYFFNEPEDKDDPFYTRTGIYPVGNLLLEMILYTAKWDGDIMPDDRRYVFIKAIKYMLPKISQVPLPITLPTTDNPRLQPVLKYIQENLGEPLTLESVGHQFNYSERTLTRLFRSAMDISFFQYLKLARMIKAMGYLLETQKTISEIAWDTGYNSVSAFSNTFFKLVGKRPSDFQQ; translated from the coding sequence ATGAATAATAATCCAGCTCTGATTTTAGAAAACGTAGATGCCATACCGGAATCTGCTTATGTATGGCATTGGAAAACTGAACATCACTTCCCCTTTCATAAACATAATAACAAAGGACAACTCACCTATGTTGAAGGCGGTGCCGCTTTTTTATACACCCGGGATAAAACTTACTTTCTGCCTGCACGGCATTATATGTGGGTACCTGCAGGAGTAGAACATTATTTTCAACACCGGTACCCCTCGAACTTCGTGCGGACGATCTACTTTTTCAACGAGCCGGAGGATAAAGACGATCCCTTTTATACCAGAACAGGGATTTATCCGGTCGGCAACCTGCTGCTGGAAATGATTCTTTATACGGCCAAATGGGATGGAGATATAATGCCGGATGACAGACGCTATGTTTTCATCAAGGCGATCAAATATATGTTGCCAAAGATCAGCCAGGTGCCGCTTCCCATCACGCTTCCCACTACCGACAATCCGAGGTTGCAGCCTGTCCTGAAATATATACAGGAAAACCTGGGCGAACCACTTACCCTCGAATCTGTCGGACACCAGTTCAACTACAGTGAGCGCACGCTGACCAGGTTGTTCAGATCGGCCATGGATATCTCCTTTTTTCAATATCTGAAGCTGGCCCGGATGATCAAAGCTATGGGCTACCTGCTGGAAACACAGAAAACCATCAGTGAAATAGCCTGGGACACAGGATACAACAGCGTTTCCGCGTTTAGTAATACCTTCTTTAAACTGGTGGGAAAACGGCCCAGCGATTTTCAGCAATGA
- a CDS encoding FUSC family protein, whose protein sequence is MLDKQRIKRILIYAAKCVTGVLLVMGISWAINYNDIIWVLISVMLVLSPDGSDAVTLAVTRIKANLIGASSGFMLILVHPNLIVMMSIAVVITVIACNLLQVEAATRTALAATIIVMTHEAGQHVWDTAVARVLSVLAGCLLGLLITFVFHNKYARQTAEMILPGQDRGGE, encoded by the coding sequence ATGCTCGATAAACAACGAATTAAACGCATACTGATATACGCCGCCAAATGCGTTACTGGCGTACTGCTGGTGATGGGGATCTCCTGGGCCATTAACTACAACGATATCATCTGGGTATTAATCTCCGTTATGCTCGTGTTATCCCCCGACGGATCAGATGCAGTAACGCTGGCGGTTACACGAATTAAGGCCAATCTGATTGGTGCATCCTCCGGATTCATGCTGATACTTGTACATCCCAACCTGATAGTCATGATGAGCATCGCGGTGGTGATTACCGTCATTGCCTGCAACCTGTTGCAGGTAGAGGCCGCTACAAGAACGGCGCTGGCCGCCACCATTATTGTAATGACCCATGAAGCCGGGCAACATGTGTGGGATACCGCCGTGGCAAGGGTTTTATCAGTGTTGGCGGGGTGTTTACTGGGATTGCTCATCACCTTTGTTTTCCATAATAAATACGCAAGACAAACAGCTGAAATGATACTTCCGGGGCAAGACAGGGGCGGCGAATGA
- a CDS encoding MFS transporter produces the protein MGHSKQVFRSWVPEWLIRLTIILVLFPTVMLFALSTANVNAATGFYGAEPQDIQFSMLVYYAALVAFTPLEKRFFSRVATKEYFLICLVSQVFVTYWCYHTRELPVLFICRFLQGMINCGVTSICLTLLFSRLKSEHAREVGYAIFYGMILCSGSLTSLVTAQLVDDNEYNVLYKMNIYAFVPGAILLLLLMNRVHLVRKVPLYQLDWTSFLLYSPMLILLGYIFIYGQQYYWLEDARIVWSIVGIIFLAMVFVIRQQHQKRPFINVSVFKSKTFLFGIMLLGGLYLIRGAFNITTGYFSTVLGMDPIHTYELLGYNLAGIVAGVSISARLMVKKRPLQFIWLVGFFLLLVFHGGMYFLFASEADQSTFILPLIIQGLGAGMLLTPIVLFIISSVPDALSVSASTSGVFIRFAFFALSTALINYFSLYYSKIHGMRLSDGISRIDNGLPERLHTYQVALQSRGLMADQASKLAPGLLDRAIQKQAFLKYAMDYYEVTAVFILLLMLLIVMTPYINRTIINVKAKQPAAATV, from the coding sequence ATGGGACATAGCAAACAGGTGTTCAGGTCGTGGGTACCTGAGTGGTTGATAAGATTAACGATCATCCTGGTACTGTTTCCAACAGTGATGCTGTTCGCCTTGTCGACGGCTAACGTTAACGCAGCTACGGGATTTTATGGAGCCGAACCCCAGGACATACAATTTTCCATGTTGGTGTATTACGCTGCCCTCGTGGCTTTCACGCCATTGGAAAAAAGATTCTTCAGCCGCGTGGCTACGAAGGAGTATTTTCTTATCTGCCTGGTCAGCCAGGTATTTGTGACGTACTGGTGTTATCATACACGTGAGCTACCGGTGCTTTTCATTTGCAGATTTCTGCAGGGAATGATCAATTGCGGGGTGACGAGTATTTGTCTGACATTGCTTTTTAGCCGCTTGAAATCTGAGCACGCTAGGGAAGTGGGCTACGCTATTTTTTATGGAATGATCCTGTGTTCCGGGTCTCTGACATCTTTGGTCACTGCGCAGCTGGTAGACGATAATGAGTACAACGTATTATACAAGATGAACATATACGCATTTGTACCCGGGGCTATTTTGTTGCTGCTGTTGATGAACCGTGTGCACCTGGTAAGGAAAGTACCCCTTTATCAGCTCGACTGGACCAGCTTCCTGCTTTATTCGCCGATGCTGATTCTGCTGGGCTACATTTTTATATACGGACAGCAGTATTACTGGTTGGAAGATGCCCGCATTGTGTGGAGCATCGTTGGAATCATTTTCCTGGCGATGGTATTTGTAATCCGCCAGCAGCATCAGAAGCGACCATTTATCAATGTTAGTGTATTTAAGTCCAAAACGTTTCTGTTCGGCATCATGCTATTGGGAGGTCTTTATCTGATCAGGGGCGCATTTAATATAACAACCGGTTATTTTTCAACGGTATTGGGTATGGATCCGATTCACACGTATGAGTTGCTGGGCTATAATCTCGCGGGAATTGTGGCTGGAGTGAGTATTTCAGCGAGACTGATGGTAAAGAAACGGCCATTGCAGTTTATCTGGCTGGTTGGATTCTTCCTGCTGCTGGTCTTTCATGGAGGCATGTATTTCCTGTTCGCGTCAGAAGCGGATCAATCGACTTTTATACTGCCGCTTATCATTCAGGGCCTTGGCGCGGGGATGCTACTGACGCCAATTGTGTTGTTCATCATTTCATCGGTGCCGGATGCTCTCAGCGTGTCGGCATCTACCTCCGGTGTTTTTATCCGCTTTGCCTTTTTTGCATTGAGCACGGCGTTGATCAATTATTTCTCTTTGTACTACAGTAAAATTCATGGCATGCGGCTCAGCGACGGGATTTCCAGGATCGATAATGGTTTGCCGGAGAGGCTGCATACATATCAGGTGGCGTTGCAGTCGCGCGGGCTGATGGCAGATCAGGCGTCAAAGTTGGCGCCAGGGTTGCTGGATAGAGCTATCCAGAAGCAGGCGTTTTTGAAGTATGCGATGGATTATTATGAAGTGACGGCGGTATTTATTCTGTTGCTGATGTTGTTGATTGTGATGACGCCGTATATTAACAGGACGATTATTAATGTGAAGGCGAAGCAACCGGCGGCGGCAACGGTGTAA
- a CDS encoding YDG/SRA domain-containing protein — MTRPIIFGEIDNIKEGHHFKDRKEMMPTSFHRSWGSGIDGNVRDGAAAIVLSGGYEDDFDYGDEIIYTGAGGNDPNTGKQIEDQTWDNRGNAALRRSCDQGLPVRVIRGYTHKSDFSPKKGYQYAGLYSVVDAWEEIGQSGFTICRFRLLYSGDSESRSTPEQNELDYSQRVSRRKQGTILRIMRDTSITRDIKKLYDCKCQVCGFAIVTPSGRYAEGAHIRPLGRPHNGDDNPNNVICLCPNHHVMLDKGLFSINDQLQLIGVLSGELAIRKGHSINKSNLKYHRDHHGYN; from the coding sequence ATGACTAGACCCATTATATTTGGAGAAATTGATAACATTAAAGAAGGCCATCATTTTAAAGACCGAAAAGAAATGATGCCGACGAGTTTTCACAGAAGCTGGGGCTCTGGGATTGACGGAAATGTACGGGATGGTGCTGCGGCAATTGTTTTATCCGGTGGTTATGAAGATGACTTTGATTATGGTGATGAAATTATATATACTGGAGCTGGCGGGAATGATCCCAACACCGGGAAACAAATAGAGGATCAAACCTGGGATAATAGAGGGAATGCAGCTTTACGTCGAAGCTGCGATCAAGGATTACCTGTTAGGGTCATCCGTGGTTATACTCATAAATCCGATTTTTCTCCCAAAAAAGGATATCAATACGCTGGATTATATAGTGTAGTTGATGCCTGGGAAGAAATAGGCCAAAGCGGATTTACAATTTGTAGATTTCGTCTGTTGTATAGTGGAGATAGTGAATCAAGGTCTACTCCAGAACAAAATGAATTAGATTATAGCCAACGGGTCAGTCGGCGAAAACAAGGAACTATCTTGCGCATTATGCGGGACACGAGTATCACTCGCGATATCAAAAAATTATATGATTGTAAATGCCAAGTATGTGGGTTCGCCATCGTCACTCCATCGGGACGATATGCTGAAGGCGCCCATATACGACCACTCGGCCGCCCTCATAATGGGGATGATAATCCTAATAACGTCATCTGCCTTTGTCCTAATCACCACGTAATGCTCGACAAGGGATTATTTTCAATTAATGATCAACTACAATTAATCGGCGTTTTATCAGGAGAATTAGCGATTCGTAAGGGTCATAGCATCAATAAATCTAACTTAAAATATCATCGAGATCATCATGGCTATAATTGA